CCCGTCGGTGGCCCGGTCAAAGCTTCTCGCAAATTCGGCTGCTAAGCCGGCATTTTTTCTACCGCTACCGGAATATAGGTTGCTATGCGTAAAACAGTTGTCATTGATGTGGTGGGGCTAACCCCGGCTTCCATCGGAGAGCATACTCCTTTTCTGAAGCAGTGGTCTGAAAGCGCGAAAACGGTTTCTGTGGGTCACGTTTTGCCGGCCGTAACCTGCTCGGTGCAAGCTACCTACCTCACGGGCAAGTGGCCCGCGGAGCACGGCATTGTGGGCAACGGCTGGTATTTCCGCGACGAGTGTGAGCCCAGGTTCTGGCGTCAGTCTAACCGGCTGGTGGAGGCCCGGAAGGTGTGGGAGGTGGCCAAAGCCGAGGACCCCGGCTTTACCTGCGCCAACATCTGCTGGTGGTATGCCATGTACAGCACCGCCGACTACGTGGTAACCCCGCGCCCGCAGTACCTGGCCGATGGCCGCAAAATGCCCGACTGCTACACCTTCCCCATGGAATTGCGCCCCCAGCTGGAAGCCAAACTGGGCCCGTTTCCGCTGTTTGAATACTGGGGGCCGCGCACCACCATCAACTCCAGCCGATGGATTGCCGAGGCCGCCATTGAAACCGATAAGCGCTACCACCCCACGCTCACGCTGGTTTACCTGCCCCACCTGGATTATAATGCCCAGCGCTACGGCCCCCACGATGCCCGCGTAACTACCGATTTGCGGGAAATAGACGGCGTATGCCAGCGCCTGGCCACCTATTTTGAGGGTGCCGGTGCCCAGGTAATTTTTTTGTCCGAGTACGGTATTGCCGAGGCCGCGCGCCCGGTGCATTTAAACCGCGTCCTGCGGGAAAACGGCTACCTATCCATCCGGGAAGAGCGGGGACGGGAGCTGCTGGACGCCGGCACCTGCCAGGCATTTGCCCTGGCCGACCACCAGTTGGCGCACATCTACGTGCCGGACCCTGCCCAAATGCCGGCCGTACGGCAGCTATTGGAAAAGGTGCCCGGCGTGGAAAAGGTGCTGGGGCCCGAGGAAAAAGCGTCCCACCACTTAAACCATGCCCGTGCCGGCGAGCTGATTGCCGTAGCCGAAAAGGGCGCCTGGTTTACCTACTACTATTGGCTGGATGATGCCCGGGCGCCCGATTTCGCCCGCATCGTGGATATTCACCGCAAGCCCGGCTACGACCCGGTGGAGATGTTCACCAACCCGGCCATCCGGTTTCTGAAGCCCAAAGTAGGCCTGAAGCTGCTGCGCAAGAAGCTGGGTTTTCGGATGCTGATGGATATTATTCCCCTGGATGCCAGCCTGATAAAAGGCTCACATGGCCGCGCGCCGGAAACCCCGGCAGAAGGGCCGCTCCTGATGAGCCGCAGTCACCAGCTTTTGCCCGATGCCGCTATAGAAGCGCCGGCCGTGTTTGATGTTATCCTGGCCCATTTACGGGCCTGAAATCATCAATCAAAAGGCAATAGGGATATGGTGTTATGATTTAATAATCAACCAACAGCCGGTTGATTTGCTCTTGCTTTAAACCGGGTCAGGTACACCCAATAAAGCAACAATACGGCCGCGCAGATAATCAGGCCCAGCGCCTCGCGGCCTTCCTCAATGTTTATATCCTTCATGCCGTTTTTCAGCGCTACCCCTTCCCAATGCGCGGGCCACTGAAAGTAGGAAAACACCAAAAAAACACCGGCTCCCAAAGCCAGCAGCCAGGGAGAAACGCGTCGGCCGGTAAAAATCAGGGCTGATACGATGGCCGGAAAGAGGTAAACCGGAATCCAGAGGTAGGGGTCGGGGTCGTTGTACTGTACGGCGGCAAAGCCCAGGAACAGGATAACCAGCAGGAAAGCTAAAACGCGCATAGCAGTGGTCCGGTAATAGTTTTAGTGGGGTATTTTGACGCGCTTGGCGGTATTGGTTGCCGATGAATGCATAGCCGCCGTTACAAAAGCCAGAACGCCTTCGGAGGGAAATGGCGCCGCCAGCATTTTCAGGTTGCAGGTTACGTGGAGCAGCTCAGCGGCACGGTGCGAAGCCAGACCTGACGCAGAATAGCCAGGCCTTCCAGCGCCAGCGCCTGCTGCTGCTCCCAGCTTAAATGGTTGTGAGGTGATGGAGTCAGCAGTTCCAGCACATCATCTGCCCGGTGCGGGCGCACAGGCTCCTGTAACAAATGCGTGAACAGAAAGGCGCGGACTTGTTCCAGGGCACTATTGCTGCCGGTATCGGCTGTGTCTGCCGCCTTATCCAGGGCGTGGCCCAGCAGCTGGATCCGGGAAAGTAGGTTGATATTATCCATCAAGGAAGCTATATAAGACCCGTTTAGTGCGGGTTTGGGACTTGTCCTGGAGAGCTTTCCGAACCGCAGGCCAGCGCAAGTGAAGCATCTCGCTCGTTTGGCCGGTCATTCTGGCTACTCTGCCTTCCGGTTCGCCTGAGGTTAGCAGGACGGAAACGGGTTTTCACCAACCTTTCAATAGGTGCTTAGGCGGGTTGTAGTTATGCCTAAAAAATCAATAAATTTTATCTGATACAACTATTTATTTGATCTTTGGCAAGATTTATCAAAGTAAGCTAAGGACAAAGAGAGAATAAAAGAATGACCCCGGTTAACAGCGGCAAGAATGCCAACGGAGGCTTATACAGCAAAGCAATTTGCCTACGGCTATCTTTTTAAGCTTTACAGGAAGGAGACAGGAGTTAAGCAACATCCGGCAAGCAGAAGTATTGCCAGACAGCCGGGCGCGCGGCCTGGGTAGAAGCATGCTTCAGGAGAGGGTGCGGTGCGCGAGCCAGAACGGCTACCACTTATGAGGGGGCTATTGCGCCCGCGACCAATAATAATTTGCGCTCCTCCATAGCTGCTACCAGGCAAAGTGCCATTAAATATCGGATGGGTTCACGCTCGGCGCCATAAAGCTTTCGATTTTACTATTTATCCAAAAAAGAGCCGGTCTGCCAGGTGCGAACGGGCTCTTTTTTTTCGTAGTTTGCGTTATATCCATTATGACACAACCGACCAAACGTACCCGTACGCGGAAACCTCAAGAATCTGCCCCTGCTGCCACGCTTTCGCACGCCGAGCATTTACAGATAATGCACACGCGGGAACAGGGAAAAACCGTAATGTACAAGCAGGATGCCTGGGGGCATATTGAAACCCGTTTTGTACGCACGCAAAATGTGAAAGCCTGGGAAGCCAAGGGTTTTATTGCGCGTTAATCGAATACAGCTGAAAACGCACCGCCGCCGCCACCCTGTAATTACTCTTAATACCCCGGGAATTACAGACAACAGGCAGTTCCTGCATTTACAGTTGCTTTTTTAGTACCCTTTCCAAAAGGATAGACTGGAACAGCCCACGGCTGTTCTTTTGCACCAGCAGCTAAGTTAGTCTGCTGGTTTTTGGGTTTGTGGCCGGGGCAGCTATCGAAAAACGCAGCTCACGCCGCTCCACATGCTGGTAATTCGGGCTTCGGGTCCGGGGCCGTCCAGAATGCCGTAGAGGCCATCGGCAGTAGAGAATTCCTGCCCCAAACTGGTCTTCATTCTCTTTATGACATAAGCGCTTTCCAACTCTGCGCGGGTAGAGCCAATACCAACTCCCGCCATGGTAGTAGGTTTAGGCGAGGTGCCGGCCGGTGCCCCAACGGACCAGCCGGCAAACAGCCAGTTACCCGCTTTTTTTTGCTGGAAAGCCACCGTTAAGCCGTTGCCCCAGGTAGCCATTTTTAAAGGCCCGACTCCGCACTCGGAGTTGATACCCACGCTCGCCACTTTCTGGGCGAGGACCTTATTCAAAAGCGCAACCAATTCCTCCTGGGGCATACCCAGCGGTATTTCCGTGGTAGAGCCCGACGGCTGTGCTACCAATTGCAGGGCATTAGAAGTGAGGGCAACAGACTGCTTCATTTCCGAGGCCCTCTGCGGTGTGGCAGTATCTGCGGGCAAAGCGCTGCCGGTAGCCAGCTTAGGCTGTGGGGCGGGCGCAGTGGGTACCTGAGTTACTTCCGGATTACTCTGGCAACTGGCCAGCGCCAGGATAAGCAGCACCACACCAGCCCAGGATTTCAGGAAGCGGACGGGCAGGGGCCCGCTAGGCCGGTGGTACCGGTGGCATTGGGAATGAGGTACTGATTTCAGTGAATAACCCATGTTTTAGGCTAGTGAGGTACAAAGGATGGACAGCCTGGTGCCAGCAGGCGTAATTACAACCGCGTCAGGCGGCCACCGTCGATGCGCACTTCGGCGCCCTGTACAAAATGAGCATCGTCGGAGGCCAGATAGGCTATAACGGCGGCTACATCTTCAGGCTGACCCACATCAGTTTTGTCAATGACTTCCACGCCGCTTTTTACGTTGGGGTTATCCCAGAGCATGGGCGTATCGATGGCACCCGGCAGAATAGCGTTGGTGCGGATGCCTTTGGGCTTGCCCTCCAGCGAGGCAGAGCGGGTGAGCGACAATAACGCCGCTTTGGCCGCGGCATACGGCGCCACCAGGGGGCTGGTCTCTATGGCATGAATGCTGGCCACATTCACAATGCTGCTACCAGGTTTCATATGCAAAAAGGCCTGCTTGATAAAGTAAAAGGCGCCCAGCAAATCCACATTCAGGATGCGCAGCCAGTCTTCCCCCGTAAGCTGTTCCAAAGGTTTGAACTGCATCAGGCCGGCATTGTTGACCACCACATCCAGCCGTCCAAAGCGCTTTAGAGCCCCGGCCACGGTAGCTTCTACCTGGGCTTCGTCGGCCACGTTGCACAGGCTGCCCCACACGGCGGGTGCCCCGGCGGCCTCCACGATGGGCATTGCGGCGTCCAGGTTTTCCTGTTTATAATCGGCTAATACAATGCGGGCGCCCTCGCAGGCCAGGCGCTTGGCTACGGCCAGGCCAATGCCGCTGGCCCCGCCGGTAATCAGGGCCACTTTATCCTGAAATCTGGTTTTCATAAGAACAGAGGAATTAGCCCATACTAGGTTCGCGGCGCGTTGGCCTGGGCAGTGGAGACATCGGCGCTGTTTTTCTTGGCCTCTGCTTCCTGCTGCTTAGCCCAAAGGCGGCTGCTTTCCCGGGGCATTACAATGGGCAGCTGCAGGCAGACGCTGTGCGTGGGCAGCACCTGCTGCCAGTCCTTAATCAGTTGCTTATAAGCCTTGCCCACCGGCCGGATGTTGCGGTCCAGATCATACAGCCCCAGCGGGTTCACGCGGCCATTATTACTGCGCAGGGCCGTGTCCCAGTCCACCTGGTCGGTGAGGGAATACCAGGTGAAGCCCACAATAGGCACCCCGTCGTTGCGCACGCGCAGCACGTTGGCCCATTCCTTCCAGAGCCAGTTCACGGCTTCTTCGCCCGTAGAGCCCTGCGCCAGATTGGTTTCCGTGTGCATCACCGGCAGCCGGTACCGGTCGTGGTACTGGGTGGTAATAACGTGGTAGCCGAAAACCTCCCCGGCCGGCCGAATGCTGCCATCGGCGGATACGCGGTGCTCGTTGGTTTTATAGTAGTCATTGCCCATAATGCAATGATGCTTCATCTTGTTGTGCATGAAGTAGTGGTACTCGTCGCGGGTCATGCCATTATCCATCAGATACTCATACATCTCCGACTCTACCCGGCGGCCATAGTTCAGATCCAGGGACAGAAAGCGGCGGGCGTTCATCAGCTCCGCCGGCCGAATGGCAGCCGGATTTTCGGCATGGAAGTACTCCGAGGATTCGCTTTGAATAAAAATGGCATCGGCGCGCACCTCCAGAATGGCGCGCATGGCCTGCAGGTTGGCTTTTACAATGTGCTTGAGGGCCGTTACAAAACTTTGGTGGCCGGTAAGCTGCTCATTCCACCACCCATGCAGGGCCGAAAACTCGGCGCAGATGAACATTTCATTCACGGGCGTGTAAAGCTGCACCCACGGAAAGCGGGTGGCAAACGCGCGGGCATACTGCTCAAACAGCAACGGAAAGTCGGGGTTCTGGAAATTCCCCAGCCAGTCGGGAAGGCCAAAGTGGCACAAATCCACAATGGGGGAGATGTTGCGGCGCAGCAGATCCTGGAAGGTCTCGTCGGCAAAGGACCAGTCGTACTTCCCGGGGGCCAGCCACGTTTTATAAATGGGCGGGCCGTAGCGCAGAAAATGAATGCCCATTTCCTGCACCAGGTCAAAGTCCTTTTGCCAGTGCTCATAATGGCCGCATTTTGCCATTTCATCTACCCGCAACCGGCCGTTCTGGATGGTGGGGTTACTGTTTTCAATACCGGTGGCAAACAGGAAATGAGGACCCATACCAGGAAATAAAGTAGTCGGAAATAAGAGCATTTCCTCTCCCGTTTACTGGGTTGAGGGCTATGTTGTTACTTTCTTTCCGGGGAGTAGGCCAATGCCCGGGGCAGATGAGCTGCTGCCCTGCGTAGTCTGCTGGGCAAGAGCCGCGCTGCTGATTGCCAACCGCGTTGCTCATGGGCACGCTTAAAGAAGTGAGGTCCGAAGTGACAGGCCCTGGGAGTAGAGCCAGCTAAAAGAACCAGTCAAGGAGAAGGCAGAGCAGCCGTGAAAATGCCTCTGGAAGCCTGCCTTACTACCTAA
The Hymenobacter sp. DG25B genome window above contains:
- a CDS encoding transmembrane 220 family protein, whose amino-acid sequence is MRVLAFLLVILFLGFAAVQYNDPDPYLWIPVYLFPAIVSALIFTGRRVSPWLLALGAGVFLVFSYFQWPAHWEGVALKNGMKDINIEEGREALGLIICAAVLLLYWVYLTRFKARANQPAVG
- a CDS encoding alkaline phosphatase family protein, which translates into the protein MRKTVVIDVVGLTPASIGEHTPFLKQWSESAKTVSVGHVLPAVTCSVQATYLTGKWPAEHGIVGNGWYFRDECEPRFWRQSNRLVEARKVWEVAKAEDPGFTCANICWWYAMYSTADYVVTPRPQYLADGRKMPDCYTFPMELRPQLEAKLGPFPLFEYWGPRTTINSSRWIAEAAIETDKRYHPTLTLVYLPHLDYNAQRYGPHDARVTTDLREIDGVCQRLATYFEGAGAQVIFLSEYGIAEAARPVHLNRVLRENGYLSIREERGRELLDAGTCQAFALADHQLAHIYVPDPAQMPAVRQLLEKVPGVEKVLGPEEKASHHLNHARAGELIAVAEKGAWFTYYYWLDDARAPDFARIVDIHRKPGYDPVEMFTNPAIRFLKPKVGLKLLRKKLGFRMLMDIIPLDASLIKGSHGRAPETPAEGPLLMSRSHQLLPDAAIEAPAVFDVILAHLRA
- a CDS encoding SDR family NAD(P)-dependent oxidoreductase; its protein translation is MKTRFQDKVALITGGASGIGLAVAKRLACEGARIVLADYKQENLDAAMPIVEAAGAPAVWGSLCNVADEAQVEATVAGALKRFGRLDVVVNNAGLMQFKPLEQLTGEDWLRILNVDLLGAFYFIKQAFLHMKPGSSIVNVASIHAIETSPLVAPYAAAKAALLSLTRSASLEGKPKGIRTNAILPGAIDTPMLWDNPNVKSGVEVIDKTDVGQPEDVAAVIAYLASDDAHFVQGAEVRIDGGRLTRL
- a CDS encoding family 1 glycosylhydrolase, which produces MGPHFLFATGIENSNPTIQNGRLRVDEMAKCGHYEHWQKDFDLVQEMGIHFLRYGPPIYKTWLAPGKYDWSFADETFQDLLRRNISPIVDLCHFGLPDWLGNFQNPDFPLLFEQYARAFATRFPWVQLYTPVNEMFICAEFSALHGWWNEQLTGHQSFVTALKHIVKANLQAMRAILEVRADAIFIQSESSEYFHAENPAAIRPAELMNARRFLSLDLNYGRRVESEMYEYLMDNGMTRDEYHYFMHNKMKHHCIMGNDYYKTNEHRVSADGSIRPAGEVFGYHVITTQYHDRYRLPVMHTETNLAQGSTGEEAVNWLWKEWANVLRVRNDGVPIVGFTWYSLTDQVDWDTALRSNNGRVNPLGLYDLDRNIRPVGKAYKQLIKDWQQVLPTHSVCLQLPIVMPRESSRLWAKQQEAEAKKNSADVSTAQANAPRT